The genomic DNA AATAGTCTTCAAATTAGGATTCTTTTGTCTTCGTGTACTGTACAGAGTTAAACCTGGCGAGACATATCGTATTATCTAGACAGGCGTGACCGCAATCTTGACGCCATTTGAGTCCACAGGGCCCGCTCGCATGATAGGAATATAGCCGTTAACGTCGCGGTTCTCAACTGCCTTAGAGCGCTGACAGAATCGCGCAACGACATAGCTGGCCTCAGTTGTGACTAACAGCTGAGCAGGATAACGTCTAGGACCACCACTGTGGGGTACGAAGTCCCAGTACGGACGAAGTCCAAACCATCGTTCCGATTTGAACTCATCGGCATCCTCCCCCCACACGTCCTTATCCCGATGCATGACGTTGTTGTTGACTTGAACCACATCGCCCTGTGAAGCCATACTGGCCACCAAAGACGAGAGGGAAGGTAGTGAAGCACAGGTATAGATAGCTATAGACAACGGCGGCGTCCAATGACAACAAAAGGACAATGGGAGACATGAGCATCTTAAGAGGGCGccagatggagaaagcaCACAATTGACCTGGTTTTTTGCCAG from Aspergillus oryzae RIB40 DNA, chromosome 7 includes the following:
- a CDS encoding uncharacterized protein (predicted protein); translation: MADTEKPNASDNKPHHHLNTDVEHSSGENQSAKEANDPNVVNFDGPDDLENPHELVDCEQNGSNCHRVDDDNALVNCVLSPSGALLRCSCLPLSFCCHWTPPLSIAIYTCASLPSLSSLVASMASQGDVVQVNNNVMHRDKDVWGEDADEFKSERWFGLRPYWDFVPHSGGPRRYPAQLLVTTEASYVVARFCQRSKAVENRDVNGYIPIMRAGPVDSNGVKIAVTPV